CAGTCGTCCGTTGGTAATGGCGACGGAGGGTTTCAACGTCAGCGACTTGTAAGCCGGCGTCAACAATGTGTTGTAAGTTTTCGGTCATCCCAGGAACGTAGCCACCTGGGAAAATGTACTTATCTAACCAACCGTTAGTGGCGCCACCTTGTTGCCGGGTGATGCCGTGCAATAAGGCAACGCCGTCAGCTTTAAGATAGTGGTTAACGCGTTCAAAGTACATTGCTAAGTTGTCCTTACCGACGTGTTCGAACATCCCAACACTGGTAATGTAGTCGAAAGTTTCGTCGCCAAGTTCACGGTAATCTTGTAACCGGACTTCAGCAACATCACTGAGGCCTTCATCCTTGATGCGTTGAGCAACTAGGTTATATTGTTCTTGTGATAACGTGACCCCGACGACTTTTAAGCCGTATTCTTTAGCGGCAGTCAACATCAACGTACCCCAACCGCAACCAATGTCTAGTAAGGTCTTGCCAGGTTGTGGGTTGAGCTTTTGAATGATGTGATGAACCTTATGAATCTGGGCTTCTTCTAATGTATCAGTGTCATGTTTGAAGTAAGCACAAGAATAGGTCATGGTTGGATCAAGCCACATCTTGTAGAAGTCGTTACCCACATCGTAATGGCTTTGGATGTCTTGTTGACTCTTCTTTTCAGAGTGAGATTGTTTAGGCATGAACTTCTTGAACTTAGAATTGTTGAAGAAACTTTCTGCCGATTCATAGGCCGATTCAATTAATTTTTGAATACTGCCATCAATTTCAATCTTGCCATCCATATAAGCTTCACCAAGGGCAATTGAAGCGTTCTTGGTAATTTCACGCATTGGAATGGCTTCTTTAAAAGTCACCGTGACTTCTGGTGTGCCTTCACCATAAGTTTCACTACTTCCATCCCAGTAGTTGACTGTGACGGGCATATTGAATGAGTGGCTTAGAAGGGTGTGGTAAAAGGTTTTTTCTAGCATTGCAATAAGGATCCTTTCTTCGTAAAATACACTAATTATTATACGCTTATGAAAACAGTTTTGTAAGCACAACGAATCGCGACCTGATTCGTAAACATGTTATAATAAATTAATTACAAAATCAGTTGATGGGGGTGTCGTGATGAAAAGATGGATGTGGATCGTGTTTGCAGTAATTATCGCTGTGGGGGTTGGTAGTTATTCATATACGCGGTACCGTCTGCAGGAAGACTCATACACGGCTGAAATGCGAACTGGTGAGCGGGCACTGCAAGCGCGGAATTATACGTTAGCGGAGACGAGTTTTACACATGCGACCAGAACGAAAGCTAGTAGTACTGAGGCGCAACGGTATTTAACCCAGACCCAGACTTATGTGGCTGGTCAAGAAGCATTGGCTGCGCGGAAATTTGACGTGGCTAAACGTGACTTTATGACGGTTAAGACGACCAAGCACGGTGCAGTTACGTTAATTAATCAGGCCCAAGAACAACTTGCCTTAATAAAAAAAGTGCAACAAAAACGCAAGACTTATCAACAACAGTATCAGAAAGCTGCTGAGCTGAATAAAGCGAATGAGTTTACGGATTCTAACGTTGTAATTGCTAAGTTATTGCAGGATAAGGCGTTTAAGCAACGTTACTATCAGGATATTCGGAAAAATGTGTTGGATTTACAGAAACAAAATAATGCGTCACTCAAGACATTGACCGGTTCAGCACCGGTGATCCCGAGTGCGGCACAAGCGGTTACGGGGATGACCGGAAGTCAGCAACAAACGCAACGCACGCCAGCCACTAAACAGCAGGTGGCTGCTTCATCATCAACTTCCTCAGCTAACCATTCGATGGGCTCGTCAGCTGCAGCTAACAACAGTTATGGTGACAGTCAAGTGCAGACGACTCGTGCTGAGTTGACTGCGCAAGGGCTCGACG
This Lactiplantibacillus plantarum DNA region includes the following protein-coding sequences:
- a CDS encoding SAM-dependent methyltransferase; the protein is MLEKTFYHTLLSHSFNMPVTVNYWDGSSETYGEGTPEVTVTFKEAIPMREITKNASIALGEAYMDGKIEIDGSIQKLIESAYESAESFFNNSKFKKFMPKQSHSEKKSQQDIQSHYDVGNDFYKMWLDPTMTYSCAYFKHDTDTLEEAQIHKVHHIIQKLNPQPGKTLLDIGCGWGTLMLTAAKEYGLKVVGVTLSQEQYNLVAQRIKDEGLSDVAEVRLQDYRELGDETFDYITSVGMFEHVGKDNLAMYFERVNHYLKADGVALLHGITRQQGGATNGWLDKYIFPGGYVPGMTENLQHIVDAGLQVADVETLRRHYQRTTEIWDKNFNAKRAAIEEKMGVRFTRMWDLYLQACAASFQSGNIDVMQYLVTKGASSRTLPMTRKYMYADNRINKA